DNA sequence from the Alosa sapidissima isolate fAloSap1 chromosome 13, fAloSap1.pri, whole genome shotgun sequence genome:
GAAGCCTACAGGATGTAATACCGCAAAATcagtttcatgttttttttttttaccatcgcggaaatataaacgtCTCGCGAATAACGtcgcggtgaccattacaggacgtccCCTCAAAGTCTCGGTGACGTTTTTCAGACCTCTCGAACACAGGTCCGCGGGACGTcaagggaaccctacacaatgtcgaggaggtgacgttcgccaggggacctttaggggacgtcgccaggactttattttctttactagaggcttgcctggtgtccctttaactttTAAATACTCATACACAATGCATGGGGAAAGCATTAAATATTAACCTAGAATCATTTGAGAAGtttcaaggaaaaaaaaatatttcacagacaCATTTACTCTATTATCATGGAACTGTGCTGACACATACAGATACCATACAATCAGAAAAGGTATTGTATGGGCATGTCTTTACCTCAGTTTGTGTCtgcggtgtgtatgtgtgtgtgctcttgtgtgtgtgtgtgtgtacgtatgtgtgtacgtgcgtgtgctttcgtgtgtgtgtgctcgtgtgctttcatgtgtatgtgtgtgagcatgtgtgtgtgatggaactGAGGACCGTGTAATAGAGTAAATTGGCTGTGAAAACTGAGATCCCCAGGTAATACCATGCTGCACAAAGTGACAGGGGAACGGGCACACACGTGTCAGCAAAAGATAGCGAGAGCACGATAACATGAGACAGGGTTAGAGAAAGAACGAAACAGGGGAGATTGCACCACATGGTCCACATTGATCGGTAAGTTTACATATTTTTACAAGTTTACAAAGCCATTTGCCCCATGAGACTAACATGTGCTGAAACTTAACACATATGCCTTTGAGCACTGAATATGTGCTTGATTGTGGTTAACAGTCTCTGTTTGGAAACCCAAGCCTCCATTAAATCTTTAAGTAGGTTCTTCTTGTGACAGCTGTGGTTTTTGGGATAGTGTGACCAGACAAGTGAGAGTGGGTCTGCAGGTTTAAAAGATCAGGTGGACCGTATAACCGTTTTCGAGGTCTCAGTGTGGAGTCACTTACCATGGTGTTGCCACTAAGTCTTGTCTATCATGCCAGGTCATCTCCCTGATATCAGGCCCTTTTAAGCTTTCCTTTTAAGAAAGGAAAATACCTTTCACTTATTGGTGGTATATTTCAGATGCCTTCAGAAAATAAGTTTTTTTTCCTACTGATTTTGGATATTTCATTAAGTAGGCTAACAGCAAGGAGGTGACATGCTCGCTCTCTGCAAGTTTTGCACACTCTTTTGTGTGTGAGGTCATGAAGCGTCGTCATGGCGACTGGGAGTCGGTAACATGATGGCAGAACTGAGCCCTGAGGTGCCTCACCGAAATTCCAGAACAGATCATCTGTAGAGAAACGACACAGAATGCCGCGAAAAGAAACAGCAAGGAAATTGGAGGATGGTGAGTGAAGCATCAGTATGATGTGCAACCTGAGTTGAAATTAGTTACTGTTGAGGTAAAAATCAAACATTTAATTGagatattttacattttaactttttgtctgatttgactaTATGACTATGATTTGAGTATGAACATGTGTTATTGTCATGGAAGTGTCAGAAATAACAGATAATAGTAGATTATTTGTTACtgattgttgttattatttaatttttttatatataaattgtAATTATTGTAATTGACCATTCTAAATGACTTTTTAGTGTACACAATGTTGCAATAAATTGTACAAGAAAGACAAATATACTTAGTTACGACTTGTTTCAAGCTGACCATGCACTGGTATGTTCTGTGTTCCGCTAACCTGACTGCAGTGGGAATAGATATTGACGGCGAAGTGGGAACCGGGAGTGAGGGTGAGTTCAGATGATTGGAGATGATCTTTGTGCTTTGTtattgtgcttgtgtttgtgaacAGATGGATTGGTGAACACAATGAGCATTGTGTTTATGACctgctatgtctgtgtgtgtgagaacctgTTTCTAAAGTGAGTATGTCTCAGTGACTGTCATCTGATATGGGTGGTTGCCTCATGATGACCTGTGGCACAAGTTTAAGCAGTAAGGTGTAAGATTATTATGAGTTTAAGTTTAGTTGGTGAATAATCACTTACAGAATGTGTTTCTGGAATAAGTTTACTGAGGATGTTTCTTTGACTCTCCTCTGATACTATAAGAGGTTGCTTCTTGATGATTTTGCAATATTTTTTAAGCACTAAGTTTGTTGAGAGTATAGGTCCAGTTGGTGAATGTCTTTTTTTATGCATGCAGAGGACACCAAACCCAAGGCCAATGGTAGAGGAAGGCAAGCCGCGGGCAATAGGGGCAAGAAGATGGAGAGCAAAGAGGCAGAGGATGATGAGGACGAAGATCCTCGGAACAAACGAGCGGCCAGCAGGAGGAAGGCGGGAAGGAAACCCAAGGAAACTGAGGACGGAAGCAAAGAGGAGTCCAAGGCAGGGGGCAGAGGGAAGAACAAGAAGAGGGGAGGGAAGGGCAAAGGAAAAGGGAAAGGCGCTgataaaaagaagaagaaaggcaATGGAAGCAGGTACAACACCATCTACCTGGGGCTAACAGGGGCTAGACTAGAAACTGAAGTATTCAtgaaatgtgtggtgaaaaaagagaaatgtaaatgtattggCCTTGTCCCTCCCTTTTGCTCATGAAAGCTCGGACTCCAATACCGATTCTGATGAGGAGGAGTCCATGTCCGAAGGAGAGATGGCCCGACTCACAGAGGAGttggagaagaagaggaagctTGTTGCCATCATGAGAACCAAGCCATGGCGTATGAAACGCCGCTTTGCAGCTTTCAAGTAATTATTCATTCTCTGTTTGAAGACTGCGTTGAAGACTGCGTCTATTTGCGAGCAACTAGTTTGttaaagaaaacattatttcaaacataaaGTGGTTGGTTGGTTCTGGTTGCAAGTGAATTTAAACAGTTTTCAGTCAATAACCTACCTTGGTATGTGGGCAATATCAGATTATATGCTCTGAATAGAATGATGCCAACCACTTGTGAGAAAGCAGTTATCAGCGGAAACCTTTTATGAAGTAGAAACTGCAAAGAAGAGTCACATTTCAGAACATCAGGTAAACTGGTACATCGTAGAGGAAGGAAGGGAAATTGTAGGTGTGAAGGCAGATAGACAGAAAGAACAATGAAAGAACAAGAAGAAGATAGACAATATCTAGAAATGAGAAAGAATTCTCAGAAAGTCAAATTCTATTCTTAGAAGATATGCTGACAAAAGCAGAGGAAATAAGACAGGCGCTGGGTATGCAAGAAAGAATGAAATGAAGTTTAAAAAGTCAAATGCATAATGGCAAATAGCTTTACATGCAAACCTTGGCATAGACTAGATGTTTTCAGATCATTCTCCAGCAATAAACCCTAAAGTGATATAACTGCACTAAATATTATgattttaattgtgtatttccaGAGAGGCCCAGGAGTTTGTAGACAAATTTGAAGGTGCTCTGGGGGGGAAGGGCAAAGGAAAGGCATGGTTTGCCTACAAAATGATGATGAAGAAGGTAACAACATGTGTCTTGTcaacagtgttgggagtaatgcattaaaaaagtaatgtaattacagtaatgcattgttTTGTGCTGTAATACAGTActgtaaggcattaccaatacaattccagtaatattttactcggtacaattctcagtaactgaagttactttgctttttaatccaaaattgagaattctcaattggcaccagagaagattatccaagaaCTAAAAAAGTaatctatgctggtcctggaatttgatttccttgtttagatgactgtagaaagggaatttgagttatctctgccattcatgcaacagatctaacatggttaggctatacttctcatttcaagcagtgagaataactaaaatgttgcttttacagacaaagattataaccattattctcaaactatttgcattaagtctacaccactgtaagtggaaggaaaggcaaccagcaatgatgagaaccatttaaagtcaacatactgtacctttgacctttggggcctacattgtaggggccccatgagccataactgcaaccattatattgttcttttgttagccttaagcctggctcagtcattatgccataccacatcacctcctgccgtgtaatgagctgcattgaacacatgaagatctattaagaacaccaaatccatatttcctgttattttggtgaaagtaatgtaaacgtaatgccttacaattcaaagacagtaatattgtaatgtaacaaattactttgagataacagtaacaagtaataaataatgcattacgcttttgaagtaacttgcccaacactgcttGTCAATAGtgattttttgtattttgtattgtgAGAACTGACAGATTTAGTTGGTAATTTCCTTATACCTTATTGGTTTACAGAAATGGATCAAGTTTCAgaaagattttgacattttcaaGACATCCTGCATACCATGGGATAAGAAGATCAAAGACGTGGAAAGTAATTGTTTTCCTAAACTTATTGTGCACTATTTGTCATGTTATTGTGACTAAAATGGCACAGAGAGTGTGTCATGGAATTAGACTCAGTCAATATCCCTCTCATGTAAAAGAACTGATTCACTTATTTGAAAAGAAGAAGATAATTGATGAAACTTATTTGAGGGAGAAAATATGACGGAAAGTACAGTCACAAAAGATACTGCCATCATGTGGAGAACTGTGGTACATCAACAATGTTAGCGCCCTTAACAATTGTACATCTTTGTTCAATGCGTCTACATAAAATATTTACCTCTGCATAAAACATCTAGCTAATTTACTGAGGTAAATTTGTTGAAATTGGCTTGGGTGCACTTTAATCCTATGTATTTGTGACTGGGTCTCCAGGTCACTTTGGGTCATCGGTGGCCTCCTACTTCATATTCTTGCGGTGGATGTACGGTCTGAACCTGGTGCTCTTCAGCTTAACATTTGGGCTTGTGGTCATCcctgaggtcagaggtcactcaGAGGTCACATTGTtgctgtgtgtagtgtagtttgAATGCATACATTTCTAACATTTCTAATAGGTAATGTGATGACAGATTCTAATGGGGCTACCATATGGATCCATACCTCGGAAAACAGTACCTAGAGCTGAACAACCTACGGCTATGGATTACTCTGTTCTTATGAACTTCAATGTGAGTTAGCTAATACAGAATACTCCATCTAACCATTCTTGTATATTCAATAAATGCAATTTATATGTATTAGTAACTTCACTAATCTATCATAAAGCCCAGACAAATGTCAACATTCCCCTGTACATTTTTGTGATATATCTGTTCTATATATTATTCAAAAAGTCAAAGTGTTGGTTAAACTACACATCATTTTACATCTCTATATATAAATGTATTGCAGGGTTACTGCAAATACTCAGTGCTTTTCTATGGGTACTACAATGACCAGAGGGCCGTTGGGCCTCTGAAATTCCGACTGCCACTCTCTTATCTATTGGTAGGGATTGGGAGCTTTGGCTACAGCCTCATGGTTATCATTACAACGTAAGTCCACCTATAGCACCAGTACAGACTGTTGAAGATATCGCATTTTCCTGTAATGTACAGTTAAAGTGGATATgaattgaaaagaaaaacatgtatgttgtcatgttgttccATGTCAGAATGGCTAATGATCAGGATGTCGGCGGGGATGATGCGGATGATGAGTTCACTTTCTCCTGGAAGTTGTTCACCAGCTGGGACTTCCTTGTCTGCAATCCTGAGTCAGCAGATAACAAATACGCCTCCATCACCACAAGCTTCAaggcaacaacacacacactcacactctgtaTTAATAGGgacagtggtagtgtagtggctaacgAGGTGGGCTAGGATACAGTAGCCCAGTGTTACTCATTGCGCGGCTCGTCAAGCTATAATTGGTGGCTTGCATGGTAGCTTTGGCGAGATTTTGTCAAATTTGAttttactcattttgagtaggcctaaactgttcgccaaaggccatcatctctggccccagcttgataaaaacaaaagtaggctctgatttagcctatagtctactgtatgacttcaacgaggtgatctttagtttcgttctgcttacatctcactgccacttgcaacgcctttgaatgcaatccgctgccctgtttaccggcaatgctacagcggacttaaactgccacctcATGGCGATAAGttataatacatttcacgcagctacgtgaatcacggaaagcgcgaatgaaattgccacttctaaatgggacctactgtaggctatatggtaacacagccaatacgttttttcaaatgtgctttataaacatacaatactgcactacaaaagcgcaaacatctgaattatacatctcccttcacccaaataatgaaggtgaaaggaagtTATTAAGCCTTAATGGTGCTTCCTAAAGGGGTTATTGTCATTGGAATTTGGTTTCTGAAGCAGACTTTCCCACTTGCACAGAAACCACTTAAACCACTTGCACAGAAAATGATGTCTTTCTTAATGAGCACATACACCTGTAAGTCAACATTTTCGACCATGAACACTATCAAGAGGAAACAGAGAAACGACTGACCCATACTCATCTTGAATGCCTCACTGTGattgcaacaacaaacaaatacaacatgaagaAAGTGAAGGACATGCATGCCAGCTTCCGCTCATCCCAGTATTAAAGTAAATCTGGtcttaaatgaaaatgtattggctgtgttatttctttttttgtgggatgtccaattcatatgtagaaatgcacatttgcaaaggCGACTTAGTATATTgtcgtaaaagtggctctccttttgattttgcactgccaatgtggctcttgtgaaaaaaaatagtgaggatcactgcagtagcctgaaaagatGTGGGCTAGGatacagtagcctgaaaagatGTGGGCTAggatgcagtagcctgaaaagatGTGGGCTAggatgcagtagcctgaaaagatgtgggttcaattcccgcctTCCACTGTTGGGTCCTTGAGCAGGGCACTTACagtaaccctgagttgctctggggacaatggcccttgtaatataattgacatatgtaagtcactttgaataaattaataaaaGTTAATTATTAttcagacacatactgtatactaaAGGCATCTGTCAGTATCAGTGATGATGGATAAAACTACAGCTGAATTGGCACATTACCTTGTTTACTTCATCATTTTATTCACAACATGTAATATTTTGTTATAATCCTTACTTTTACAAAGTATCCCACAGGAACAACCTCATGTGAAAATTGCAGGACTATGATTTTTGTTCTGGTTTTCATATAAGGATAGGCTATGATGTCACTGTCATTTGTGAACTCTTGCAGGAGTCCATCGTGGACTTGCAAATGAGCCAGAAAGAAGAGAACATCCACCTGCGGAGGTTCCTGCGGGTGCTGGCGAACTTCATGATCACCTGCATCCTGGGAGGCAGCGGCTACCTCATCTTCTTTGCGGTCTCGCGGTCACAGGAGTTTGCCAACAGGGATGACCTTGGGTGGTACGAGAAAAATGAGGTACTGTGGATAAAACAATTATGATCTAAACATGAGAACACGTGATCTAAAATAAGCAAGGATTCTCGTTTTGGACCACTACATTGACCACTGCAACAGCTacctaaatatatataaaaataggtTTCATCTACTGGTGGCACTCTTAAAGTACAGAATATGAAATTGGTCaaatgatgaatgaatgaatgtgaatggaATAGCTCATCCTTATgactctcctctgttctcctgtCATAACAGCTTGAGATCATCATGTCTTTACTGGGCCTGGTCTGCCCTCCATTGTTTGAAACCATTGGTGAGCTAGAGGATAACCATCCCCGTATTGCCCTCAAATATCAACTCAGTCGCGTATTTGCCCTCTTCCTAGGCAACCTCTACACCTTCCTATTTGCTCTGTTTAACGATGTCAACAACAAGGTAAGCCACGgtcacgtgcatgtgtgtctgtgaaacaGAAGTGCTGAATGTGTCCCTTGGTCACATGCATTTCTAAAAACAAGAGCACAGAGAATGCCCCATTACCATGagtgattacattacattacattacattacatttagcagacacttcttgaccaaagtgacttacatatgtcagctatattacaagggatcacattgtccccggagcaacttggggttaagtgccttgctcaagggcacaacggtggaagctgggaattgaaccgacaactttcaggctactgcacgctagcccagctccttaaccactacactaccaccgccccaaaaAAATGAGTGATGGGACAGCCATGACAGTTTAGCCTGATATTGAGACTCATTCATTTTTAATGAGCAAGAATATTGACAAGACTGGTCTTGCTGTATTGTAGTTGACACCATGCTATGATTTTGCATAATGTTAtacagtttatttttttttttcattatataTTCATTGTGTATGCTGTCTCACTACAACAATTCCCAGTGACTTTAGTAGACGTGGTAATGAAGACTATTCttgtctattctattctattctagttAAATGTATTTTGTCTTGCAGATTGAGGAGGAAGTAGACATAAAGAATAAATCAGTTTGGTTCCTGAAGGAGTACCTAGCCAACTTTTCCATGTACAACAACGACTCTGAGGCCACTGCTCCGCCCATCAACCCTGCTGATGCCATCCGCGGACCGTGTTGGGAGACTGGCGTTGGAGTTGTAATTCTAACCATTTTGTTGGCCTCTGACATGCTATCTattatgttactgtttctgtCCATTAGAATAACATCAGTTATATTCTCATACCACACCAAGTCCATTACCTTGAAAGCACTGAAAGGTGATATGGTTTAAAAATGGGCTTACATTTCCACTTAACAGTAAGGACAAAAGAAAGGTTCCATCTTGTTTGTCTGCAACAGTGTCACACACtggataagtataagtataagtatatatacttttttgatcccgtgagggaaatttggtctctgcatttaacccaatcggtgaattagtgaaacacaaacagcacacagtgaacacacagtgaggtgaagcacacactaatcccggcgcagtgagctgcctgcttcaacggcagcgctcggggagcagtgaggggttatgtgccttgctcaagggcacttcagccacggcccactggtcgaaTACAACACAGAGAATAATATGGTTACAATTAGCAGTGAATGGTTTAAAAGGTTCACCTCACTGCCACTTACTTGCCCAAACTTAAGACTACTCATCTGACTATAAGATTTAATTTCTAAAAATCTTCAGCGACCCACCCAAACATTTATTCACAACTCCGAGACGAGACTAATATAAAGTATTTCCTTATCATTTATTTAATGGAATTTGAATAATTACGCATGCATCGTGATGCAATAAACTAAGCCTATTACAACTACCACTCCATTATACTGTAAGACACTTCAGTGTAGCGTTACCCATAATCCGACAACCCCATCAAATGTGTTTCAGATCAACATCAAATGAATGTCTGTTTGAAGAATATATTTAATTTGCTTTTATTACTACTTTTATTACTAGGTACTTTTGAATTGGAGccatttaaaggtgctctaagtgatgccacgcgttttttaggctaaaacattttatgtcacttactgcaaacatcacctaaccaaccactagctgtctgtgtcctgaatacactgtaaaaaacgtgatctctggacaccccaggctccaaaaacggcaacaaaaacaacctgggcaaacctagcccataaaaacataacaaactgttccagcaaatcacagacgagatgcacgtttaggagagtttcaattgcacaggagcagcacggaagggaaggggaggaagtagcgagctatctctctgttttgtttgaaagtcaacagaagtgacgttacttagcatcgcttagagcacctttaaagggacaccaggcaacgttttcgtcttaattaatcatcttcgtaagtcggtatatggttaaatgactcattacggggcgaatgaaggctctctcgcccgcccctactgcctgtaggaagaatatcacACTAGCAAGTTTGGTGTATCCGACCCGctgaccttcagtctcacaaagtctcagacatcgcgagaagcaggatcagtttacatcctgcatccccagcacagaggcaggctaatgaaacgctagcgattgttgcaaacgtgtgtataatggcagagccggcgaataagcagcgaaaacccttgaagGAAGATgcgaagaaaaggaaaagagcgaGCAAGGGCTTGTACACGTATTGACACGTACAGACGGTAGGGGGAGCTgcatagagaaaaagcattaGGCTTGCCTGATATACCTTTAATCATTAACTTTTTCAATATTTCAAGCTTAATtacaaaatgtaaaataaatcaaataaataatgtaggctacctctCACAGCCAATCTGCAACACCTTGACGGTataccagtaggccacgacccacactttgggaaacactgtgttAGAGGATCGAGATATAGTGACCCTCTACCTGGTATGAAAATTTAATCAGTACTTAGGTATTCTGTGTgagtggacacaaacacacacacagaaggactgAGTTACAATACTCTCTGCCCCCACAAGGATAATAAAAAGGATTATTTTGATGTTTTATAATTAAAGGCTAATAATATGAAGCCTATTTCAGTCTAAAGTACCTCTTTACCTGTTAATCTAAAGTACTTCTCCTGTCATTCACAGGAGTTTATGAAGCTGACTGTTTCAGACATCCAGGTGACCTACATGACTATTTTCATAGGTGACTTCCTA
Encoded proteins:
- the LOC121680498 gene encoding transmembrane channel-like protein 2-A, with amino-acid sequence MESKEAEDDEDEDPRNKRAASRRKAGRKPKETEDGSKEESKAGGRGKNKKRGGKGKGKGKGADKKKKKGNGSSSDSNTDSDEEESMSEGEMARLTEELEKKRKLVAIMRTKPWRMKRRFAAFKEAQEFVDKFEGALGGKGKGKAWFAYKMMMKKKWIKFQKDFDIFKTSCIPWDKKIKDVESHFGSSVASYFIFLRWMYGLNLVLFSLTFGLVVIPEILMGLPYGSIPRKTVPRAEQPTAMDYSVLMNFNGYCKYSVLFYGYYNDQRAVGPLKFRLPLSYLLVGIGSFGYSLMVIITTMANDQDVGGDDADDEFTFSWKLFTSWDFLVCNPESADNKYASITTSFKESIVDLQMSQKEENIHLRRFLRVLANFMITCILGGSGYLIFFAVSRSQEFANRDDLGWYEKNELEIIMSLLGLVCPPLFETIGELEDNHPRIALKYQLSRVFALFLGNLYTFLFALFNDVNNKIEEEVDIKNKSVWFLKEYLANFSMYNNDSEATAPPINPADAIRGPCWETGVGVEFMKLTVSDIQVTYMTIFIGDFLRAFIVRFLNYCWCWDLEAGFPSYGEFDTSGNVLGLIINQGMIWMGAFYAPGLVGLNVLRLLSSLYYQCWALKCCNAPHAKVFKASKSNNFYMGLLLLILFLSLLPVVFSMMSLLPSFDCGPFSGKAKMMDVLMETIALDLPAFVGTLFGVASDPGLIIPGVLLMVMAIYWLNAVAEEYKNALSDLKKKIKMTREEDKKKRKNKNCFNQAQQDLEDLFPKRSLAC